In the Paenibacillus sp. FSL H7-0357 genome, one interval contains:
- a CDS encoding extracellular solute-binding protein produces the protein MQTTRKPWKLLLSSAVILTLLAGCGNSKEGAANSGTAEVTVSKEGFPIVSEPVTLTMLAPDVGIQNWENMAVLQQMQELTGITLEYQNAPKDSFETKKNLVFASGDYPDIFYAAGLTTAEQMNYGEQGILIPLEDLIDEYAPNFKALLEENPDVRKSITAPDGHIYSLPVVELSQHWYRNPMWYNGDFLKALNIDKLPETTEELYTYLKRVKEEDPNGNGVADEIPISSVTTTAANLRDIRTWLLGAFGIYEEEIYVDDNDTVHYTPLEEGFKEYLTYMNRLWSEELLDQESFSQTAEQKKAKAQDNRVALFSDWHAYMTKGGEPSTADPMFAPVHSESVAAPAIAKNRGITTGAFAISESNPQPEASIRWVDYLYSYEGALFFNKGPEGTLWNYTDKENRVKEYLPVPDGKEMEDYRATLTPNYGIPAPTLSMDDINKGLKTDFDLWVEQETKQKLLDKGARIPFPALFLTVEEQTEISSLNSDLSTYVKQMEAKFITGAEPLSGWDNYVATVKKMGGERVAEINQAAYDRWKSN, from the coding sequence ATGCAGACCACACGTAAACCATGGAAGCTTCTGCTGTCTTCGGCTGTGATCCTGACACTGCTGGCAGGCTGCGGCAATTCGAAAGAAGGGGCAGCGAACAGCGGTACCGCAGAAGTCACTGTGAGCAAGGAAGGATTTCCGATTGTAAGTGAACCCGTTACGTTAACGATGCTGGCACCGGATGTAGGGATTCAGAACTGGGAGAATATGGCTGTGCTTCAGCAGATGCAGGAGCTTACCGGCATTACGCTGGAATACCAGAATGCGCCGAAGGACAGCTTTGAGACCAAAAAGAATCTGGTGTTTGCGAGCGGGGATTACCCGGATATTTTTTATGCTGCCGGTCTGACGACTGCAGAACAGATGAATTATGGAGAACAGGGTATCCTGATTCCCCTGGAGGATCTGATTGATGAATATGCCCCGAACTTCAAGGCGCTGCTGGAGGAGAATCCCGATGTCCGCAAGTCGATTACAGCACCGGACGGGCATATCTATTCCTTGCCGGTGGTGGAGCTCAGCCAGCACTGGTACCGCAACCCGATGTGGTATAACGGGGATTTCCTGAAGGCGCTGAATATTGACAAGCTTCCTGAAACGACCGAAGAGCTGTATACCTATCTGAAGCGTGTGAAGGAGGAAGATCCGAACGGCAACGGCGTCGCAGACGAAATTCCCATCTCCTCGGTGACGACAACCGCAGCGAATCTCCGCGATATCCGCACATGGCTGCTGGGCGCTTTCGGCATTTATGAGGAAGAAATCTACGTGGATGACAACGACACGGTGCATTATACACCGCTTGAGGAAGGCTTTAAGGAGTATTTGACCTATATGAACCGTCTGTGGTCCGAAGAGCTGCTGGATCAAGAGAGCTTCTCGCAGACCGCAGAGCAGAAAAAGGCCAAAGCGCAGGATAACCGCGTTGCCCTGTTCTCCGACTGGCATGCTTATATGACTAAAGGCGGAGAGCCTTCGACGGCAGATCCGATGTTCGCGCCGGTTCACAGCGAATCGGTTGCCGCCCCGGCGATTGCCAAGAACAGAGGGATTACTACCGGCGCGTTCGCCATCTCCGAGAGCAACCCGCAGCCTGAAGCTTCCATCCGTTGGGTAGATTATCTGTATTCCTATGAAGGCGCGCTGTTCTTCAATAAAGGGCCGGAGGGAACACTCTGGAATTACACTGATAAAGAAAATAGAGTCAAGGAGTACCTGCCTGTACCGGACGGCAAGGAAATGGAAGATTACCGGGCGACCTTGACGCCTAACTACGGAATCCCGGCCCCAACCCTCTCCATGGATGATATCAACAAGGGTCTGAAGACGGACTTTGACCTTTGGGTGGAGCAGGAGACTAAGCAAAAGCTTCTCGATAAGGGAGCGCGGATTCCGTTCCCGGCCTTGTTCCTCACCGTGGAAGAGCAGACCGAAATCAGCAGTCTGAATTCGGATCTGAGCACGTATGTGAAGCAGATGGAAGC